A region of Planococcus sp. MSAK28401 DNA encodes the following proteins:
- a CDS encoding nucleoside triphosphate pyrophosphohydrolase: MPIYNKLVRDKIPQVIKKRCLQFETRILLEEEYKTEVTKKLSEELREFEETDNKKDAIEELADILELIHAAAELNGSSFEEVEEVRVKKAAKRGGFKERIFLIEVEDE; encoded by the coding sequence ATGCCGATTTACAACAAACTAGTAAGGGACAAAATTCCGCAAGTAATCAAAAAAAGATGTCTTCAATTCGAAACCCGTATTTTGTTAGAAGAAGAATATAAAACAGAAGTAACGAAAAAACTCTCAGAGGAGCTTCGTGAATTTGAGGAAACTGATAATAAAAAAGATGCAATAGAGGAGCTCGCAGACATTCTCGAACTGATTCATGCAGCTGCTGAACTTAATGGATCCTCATTTGAAGAAGTTGAAGAAGTTCGCGTGAAAAAAGCAGCAAAACGCGGCGGTTTTAAAGAACGTATCTTTTTAATCGAGGTTGAAGATGAGTAA
- a CDS encoding PD-(D/E)XK motif protein, which produces MSNVEEIRSYLSNIQPGKMVKLQAGKGDYDYWVFRDYGKYGVAVEIDPDIQVNERFSSAVFQTRFIVTNEGEKNFLCLTSGNEEFRYEFASICSILVDPGSDGEDRKHLLNNPVEWWSSYKQLIGNKAVSKEPYSILGELTALLWLYNINTSTVWSGHLQATVDIESNIGMYEVKSTTLRTDNIIQISNQFQLNAARNQFLIFCRFEKAEDGKSINETVDLLDKAGYPKAKLEQALINQGFEKNSLSREEKYRLYEMKSYPIDEKFPLINFREAVPNEFLDHIVKIMYSIDLKGIESEDIDLAFLA; this is translated from the coding sequence ATGAGTAATGTAGAGGAGATAAGAAGTTATTTATCGAATATTCAGCCAGGAAAAATGGTTAAGCTACAAGCTGGTAAGGGTGACTATGACTACTGGGTATTTCGTGATTATGGCAAGTATGGAGTAGCAGTAGAAATCGATCCTGATATCCAAGTTAATGAAAGATTTTCAAGTGCTGTGTTTCAAACCCGCTTTATCGTGACAAATGAGGGAGAAAAAAATTTCCTTTGTCTAACTTCAGGGAATGAAGAATTCAGGTATGAATTTGCTTCGATATGTTCTATTTTAGTAGACCCTGGTTCTGATGGTGAAGACAGAAAACATCTTCTAAACAATCCGGTAGAATGGTGGTCTAGCTACAAGCAACTAATTGGGAATAAAGCTGTTTCAAAAGAACCTTATAGTATCTTGGGGGAATTGACTGCTTTATTATGGCTCTATAATATAAACACTTCTACGGTATGGAGTGGGCATTTACAAGCTACGGTAGATATAGAAAGTAACATAGGCATGTATGAAGTGAAGTCTACTACCTTAAGAACAGACAATATTATTCAAATCTCTAATCAATTTCAGTTAAATGCTGCTAGAAATCAATTTTTGATTTTTTGCAGGTTCGAAAAAGCTGAAGATGGAAAGTCGATTAATGAAACAGTGGATTTGTTGGATAAAGCAGGCTATCCTAAAGCGAAGTTAGAACAAGCATTAATTAATCAAGGATTTGAGAAAAACTCTTTATCTAGAGAAGAAAAATATCGACTATATGAAATGAAGTCCTATCCTATCGACGAAAAATTTCCGTTGATCAACTTTAGAGAAGCAGTCCCAAATGAATTTTTAGATCATATAGTAAAAATAATGTATTCAATTGATTTAAAAGGAATTGAGTCTGAAGACATTGATTTAGCATTTTTAGCTTAA
- a CDS encoding very short patch repair endonuclease: protein MADKITKEQRRKNMQAIRSQSNLENRVSRLLWNKGYRFRKNDRTLFGKPDISIKKYKVVIFIDSCFWHACEIHGNKPKSNKVYWDRKLARNKERDLEVTAHYEEKGWFIKRVWEHQIKEDLEKTTEELALFIQKAKEHSSWKRNL, encoded by the coding sequence ATGGCAGATAAAATTACTAAAGAACAGCGCCGGAAAAACATGCAGGCCATTAGGTCTCAGTCAAATTTGGAAAATAGGGTTTCTCGTCTGCTTTGGAACAAAGGCTACCGTTTCCGTAAAAATGATCGAACACTTTTCGGTAAACCAGATATTTCTATAAAGAAGTATAAAGTTGTAATTTTTATCGACTCGTGTTTTTGGCATGCGTGCGAGATCCATGGAAACAAACCTAAAAGTAATAAAGTTTATTGGGACAGGAAGCTTGCAAGAAATAAAGAACGGGATTTGGAAGTAACTGCACATTACGAAGAAAAAGGATGGTTTATCAAAAGGGTTTGGGAACACCAAATTAAGGAGGATCTTGAAAAAACAACTGAAGAATTAGCTCTTTTTATACAAAAAGCCAAAGAGCATTCTTCTTGGAAAAGAAACCTTTAG
- a CDS encoding DNA cytosine methyltransferase codes for MTKTAAKQLKVLDLFSGCGGLALGFQEAGFYIEAGMELNDAAANTASYNLHWKKGIENEHLCGDVTTANFKDFLQETENPIVIGGPPCQAYSLAGRAKLNSLGEDRSAFKDSRGFLFEDFLRVALTVDAKAVVMENVPESVNYNGMNVPERVCEILEERGYEASWTLLNSADYGVPQIRERVFVIAIKREFTAKIEMPMPTHQKPDDSVKTVNGSRIPKLRENKHFIEPRKADHSMPFWVTAGDALSDLPSLFPTSNSVYKLYKPEITLPYKSSPQNEYQRLMRSFNNNERTSVSGHGFRRTKRDFKIFEEMKPNDNYRDAHDLAMKILAKECSKRGIRAKSHPELYEALKKSIVPPYAINKFLSKWKKLDPSKPSHTLVAHLSTDTYSHIHPWEARGISVREAARLQSFPDDFYFNCSMTEAFRQIGNAVPPLLSKAVAEAVKNSLNDFKE; via the coding sequence TTGACTAAGACAGCTGCTAAACAATTAAAAGTCCTTGATTTATTTTCGGGATGCGGGGGATTGGCTCTTGGTTTTCAAGAGGCAGGATTTTATATAGAAGCAGGAATGGAACTAAACGATGCTGCTGCGAATACTGCATCCTATAATCTGCACTGGAAAAAAGGTATAGAGAACGAACATTTATGCGGAGATGTTACGACCGCGAATTTCAAAGATTTTTTGCAGGAAACTGAAAATCCTATAGTTATAGGAGGTCCGCCTTGTCAAGCTTACTCATTAGCAGGCAGAGCTAAATTAAATTCATTGGGAGAAGATCGCAGTGCATTTAAAGACAGCCGAGGGTTTTTATTCGAGGATTTTCTAAGAGTAGCTCTCACTGTGGATGCCAAAGCAGTGGTAATGGAAAATGTTCCTGAATCGGTTAATTACAATGGGATGAATGTACCTGAAAGAGTTTGTGAAATTTTAGAGGAGCGAGGTTATGAAGCTTCTTGGACACTGCTGAACTCAGCAGATTATGGAGTACCTCAAATTCGTGAGCGCGTTTTCGTAATAGCGATTAAAAGAGAATTTACGGCAAAAATTGAAATGCCGATGCCAACGCACCAAAAACCAGATGATTCTGTGAAAACTGTTAACGGATCTAGGATACCGAAGCTTAGGGAGAATAAACATTTTATTGAGCCCAGAAAAGCCGATCATTCTATGCCTTTTTGGGTGACAGCTGGCGACGCTTTGTCTGATCTGCCATCATTATTTCCGACTTCTAACAGCGTATATAAATTATATAAACCAGAAATTACTCTTCCATACAAAAGCTCTCCTCAAAATGAGTACCAACGATTAATGAGATCTTTCAATAATAACGAAAGAACCTCTGTAAGTGGTCATGGCTTTAGAAGAACTAAACGAGATTTTAAGATCTTTGAAGAAATGAAACCGAATGACAATTATCGTGATGCTCATGATCTAGCAATGAAAATTTTGGCAAAAGAATGTTCAAAGCGAGGAATACGTGCAAAATCACATCCGGAATTGTATGAAGCTTTAAAGAAATCGATAGTCCCTCCATATGCTATAAATAAGTTTTTGTCAAAATGGAAGAAATTAGATCCTTCTAAACCTTCTCATACACTTGTGGCTCATCTAAGCACAGACACGTATAGTCATATACATCCTTGGGAAGCTCGTGGAATCTCTGTGAGAGAAGCAGCCCGTCTTCAATCTTTTCCGGATGATTTTTACTTTAATTGCTCTATGACCGAAGCTTTTCGTCAAATAGGTAACGCGGTCCCTCCTCTCTTATCGAAAGCAGTAGCTGAGGCCGTTAAAAATAGCCTTAATGATTTTAAGGAGTGA
- the guaC gene encoding GMP reductase, with protein sequence MENVFDYEDIQLVPAKAVVNSRSECDTSIEFGGRTFKLPVVPANMQTIVDEKIAKFLAENNYFYIMHRFEPEKRLAFAKDMQERGLYASISVGVKPEEYDFVQALVEAGITPEYITIDVAHGHSNSVIDMIGHIKKSLPGSFVIAGNVGTPEAVRELENAGADATKVGIGPGKVCITKIKTGFGTGGWQLAALRLCAKAASKPIIADGGIRTHGDIAKSVRFGASMVMIGSLFAGHEESPGQTVEQDGKLLKEYFGSASEFQKGEKKNVEGKKMFVEFKGSMKDTLVEMEQDLQSAISYAGGNHLLAIRQVDYVIVKNSIFNGDKVY encoded by the coding sequence ATGGAAAATGTATTTGATTACGAAGATATCCAACTAGTTCCTGCAAAAGCAGTGGTAAATAGCCGTTCAGAATGTGATACATCCATAGAGTTTGGCGGGCGCACGTTTAAATTACCGGTCGTGCCGGCCAATATGCAGACAATCGTCGATGAAAAGATCGCCAAATTCCTGGCAGAAAATAATTACTTCTATATTATGCATCGCTTCGAACCGGAAAAACGCTTGGCGTTCGCGAAAGACATGCAAGAGCGCGGGCTGTATGCCTCGATCAGCGTAGGAGTCAAACCGGAAGAATACGATTTCGTCCAAGCATTGGTGGAAGCTGGAATCACACCGGAATACATTACAATCGATGTGGCGCATGGCCATTCGAATTCTGTCATCGACATGATCGGTCACATCAAGAAATCGTTGCCAGGAAGCTTTGTCATCGCCGGAAATGTCGGGACACCCGAAGCCGTGCGCGAGCTTGAAAATGCAGGCGCGGACGCGACGAAAGTGGGCATCGGGCCAGGCAAAGTGTGCATCACCAAGATCAAGACTGGCTTCGGTACAGGTGGCTGGCAGTTGGCTGCACTTCGTTTGTGCGCGAAAGCTGCGAGTAAACCAATCATCGCTGACGGCGGCATCCGCACGCACGGCGATATCGCGAAATCGGTGCGTTTCGGCGCTTCGATGGTGATGATCGGCTCGTTGTTCGCAGGTCACGAAGAATCCCCTGGACAAACCGTCGAACAGGACGGCAAGCTCCTGAAGGAATACTTCGGTTCAGCGTCCGAGTTCCAAAAAGGCGAAAAGAAAAACGTCGAGGGCAAGAAAATGTTTGTGGAGTTCAAAGGCTCGATGAAAGATACTTTGGTCGAAATGGAACAGGATCTGCAGTCGGCCATTTCCTATGCGGGCGGCAACCACTTGCTCGCCATCCGCCAAGTAGATTATGTCATCGTCAAGAATTCAATCTTTAATGGGGATAAAGTGTATTGA
- a CDS encoding DUF6440 family protein — MFGKNDEEQQRFYIKSSENVPSLGRYVVLVDRETGVNYLQSWVGGGSGITPLLDRNGQVVVEENLS, encoded by the coding sequence ATGTTCGGAAAAAATGATGAAGAACAACAGCGATTTTACATCAAGTCCTCAGAGAATGTCCCCTCACTCGGCCGATACGTCGTGTTAGTTGACCGCGAGACCGGTGTGAACTATCTCCAGTCATGGGTCGGAGGCGGAAGCGGAATCACTCCGCTATTGGACCGAAATGGGCAAGTGGTCGTGGAGGAAAATCTTTCTTAA
- a CDS encoding DNA cytosine methyltransferase: MIFKKGELFNGPGGLSLAAKNAKVIHPETGEEFRIEHLWSNDYDATACETFRLNICGNPDDPSVHWGPVEELPIGDKTILGDIDCFAFGFPCNDFSIVGETKGLGGKFGPLYTYGVKVLKDYQPKFFVAENVGGLQGANEGKAFIQILTELEECGYALTPHLYKFQEYGVPQARHRIIIVGIRNDLVEEGIVFKVPAPTTLASTEYKTASEAILNPPIPEDATNHEMPKHTAKVKEMLSYIPPGSNAWYPGIPEKVQLKVKGARMSSIYKRLDPERPAYTVTGSGGGGTHMYHWEELRALTNRERARLQTFPDDFVFAGNKEAVRKQIGMAVPPLGAQVVFEAILKTFAKIEYDFVEASPKLQLENLRGKKRVMIDEVEPRFKQEVFDI; encoded by the coding sequence ATGATATTTAAAAAAGGTGAACTTTTTAACGGTCCAGGTGGGCTGAGTTTAGCAGCAAAGAATGCAAAGGTTATTCATCCTGAAACAGGAGAAGAATTTCGAATTGAGCACCTTTGGTCGAACGATTATGATGCTACAGCATGTGAGACTTTTCGTTTAAATATATGTGGAAATCCAGATGATCCATCTGTACATTGGGGACCTGTTGAAGAATTGCCGATTGGTGATAAAACAATTCTCGGTGACATTGACTGTTTTGCTTTCGGTTTTCCTTGCAACGACTTTAGTATTGTTGGCGAAACAAAAGGATTAGGCGGCAAGTTCGGGCCTTTATATACCTACGGGGTTAAAGTCTTAAAGGACTACCAACCTAAGTTTTTCGTGGCTGAGAATGTTGGCGGACTCCAAGGAGCTAATGAAGGAAAAGCATTTATTCAAATTTTGACTGAACTTGAAGAGTGCGGATATGCATTAACTCCTCATTTATATAAGTTTCAAGAATACGGGGTACCACAGGCAAGACATCGAATTATCATTGTAGGAATTCGAAACGATCTAGTCGAAGAAGGAATTGTGTTCAAAGTGCCGGCGCCAACTACGCTTGCATCGACTGAATACAAAACGGCATCCGAAGCGATCCTAAATCCGCCTATACCAGAAGATGCTACGAACCACGAAATGCCGAAACACACGGCTAAAGTTAAAGAGATGTTGAGCTACATACCGCCAGGCAGTAACGCTTGGTATCCAGGAATTCCTGAGAAAGTGCAACTTAAAGTTAAGGGTGCACGTATGAGTTCAATTTATAAACGTTTAGATCCAGAACGCCCGGCGTACACGGTAACAGGCAGTGGTGGTGGTGGAACGCATATGTATCATTGGGAAGAACTGCGTGCTTTGACTAACAGAGAACGTGCACGTTTGCAGACTTTCCCTGACGACTTTGTGTTCGCTGGCAATAAAGAAGCTGTACGCAAACAGATTGGTATGGCTGTGCCGCCGCTTGGTGCACAAGTTGTGTTTGAAGCCATCTTAAAGACCTTCGCAAAAATTGAGTATGATTTTGTAGAGGCTTCACCTAAGCTACAACTTGAAAACTTACGCGGAAAGAAAAGAGTTATGATTGATGAAGTAGAACCTAGATTTAAACAAGAGGTATTCGATATTTAA
- a CDS encoding LytTR family DNA-binding domain-containing protein yields the protein MKVSVDIDSKHEETKIIIECKEMDESIKNIINFIKGQDTRFLVGQLGDMRHILKPADIHYFHTTDEAVSAVTATGEFRLKEKLYELEELLPPSQFIRLSKSVIANLDEMSRFEASFNGTLCVYFKSGKKEYVSRNYVNAIKESLKMNRRKEK from the coding sequence GTGAAAGTATCTGTAGACATCGACAGCAAGCATGAAGAAACGAAAATCATCATTGAATGCAAGGAAATGGACGAGTCGATCAAAAACATCATCAATTTCATCAAAGGGCAGGATACGCGTTTTCTCGTCGGTCAGCTAGGCGATATGCGGCACATCCTGAAGCCCGCTGACATCCATTATTTCCACACCACCGACGAAGCGGTCTCAGCCGTTACCGCAACAGGCGAGTTCCGCCTAAAGGAAAAACTGTACGAACTGGAAGAACTATTGCCGCCAAGCCAATTTATCCGGCTGTCGAAATCGGTCATCGCCAATCTCGATGAAATGAGCCGCTTTGAAGCGTCGTTCAACGGCACCTTATGCGTCTACTTCAAATCAGGCAAGAAGGAATACGTCTCCCGCAATTACGTCAACGCCATCAAGGAATCCTTGAAAATGAATAGGAGGAAAGAAAAATGA
- a CDS encoding Z1 domain-containing protein, with amino-acid sequence MSKYSGPRYDAIKNTIKNMKANGKSWKSIISSAGTDNQSLEDAIGLLKSVGVIESSITLENWVEITQELQKVEKEEEEFREAGDRTILISDKSNNDARIPKNPHSSWQLYKSKLVNDGWSVISINELENTTLDILKKLNQDTTVSGPVKGLVIGNVQSGKTANMAGLMAMAADHGWNMFVVLSGLIDNLRKQTEERLIGDLNHAGTLAWQALDNPAKRPSAANSTQNLHFGEQDRRRYLTVCLKHKTRLENLLKWLYADENKLRQMKILVIDDEADQAGINTLDTEKEERARINSLIVELVNGKKENNARPKAMNYLSYTATPYANVLNETTEESLYPKDFIGLLKTPAEYFGPKEIFGLYETEEYSGLNIIRDICQGNLEEVSKVHEGKSTQLPSALQKAVIWFYCASAVQRFRGYKKPVSMLIHTSQQQAHHKYIAESIEGWLNSLSEKEFLKQAKTLYEEEKSNFTKDDFRKSYPEYGIPDENINDYPNFEDIIVYVSSLKNRLSHIELNEEGDLQYHAGTHLCIDNCANNGLNDENTYVRLAYPDKNSSRVESDAPAFIIIGGSTLSRGLTIEGLVSTFFLRSTKQGDTLMQMGRWFGYRKGYELLPRIWMTEDTQEKFRFLASLEYELREDLRPFLLGTAKPNEVGPRIKNSPQLSWLRITAKNRMQNAVETELDFSGTSSQTVVFKNDKEVLKNNIRITEDFLNSLDKPKVTLDKVGLLWEYVPFEKVEAILTEYVFESSPVFDQIEAFIEWYKSISKEEKFTGWNVIVGGRGKVDENEEGWQLNSYNVGKVARTRKGEFSKFGDRVSIGVLKNPSDVYKDFDMNHLKHLGIQKSSEISDLSVKTEEVHSNREEVGLGKTPQLLIYRVDAKSTTRTASADNAKKHNRFDLEFDEDIIGISILVPGKKNRNLAKKLTVQLKRIEENETEGDFNEN; translated from the coding sequence ATGAGTAAATACTCAGGACCAAGGTATGATGCAATAAAAAATACTATCAAAAATATGAAGGCAAACGGTAAAAGCTGGAAGTCTATAATATCTTCAGCGGGTACTGATAATCAAAGTTTAGAAGATGCGATAGGACTATTAAAAAGCGTGGGGGTTATTGAATCTTCAATAACATTAGAAAATTGGGTTGAAATAACACAAGAATTACAGAAGGTTGAAAAAGAAGAAGAAGAGTTTAGAGAAGCCGGGGACCGGACTATTCTCATCTCAGATAAATCGAACAATGATGCTAGAATTCCAAAGAACCCTCATTCATCTTGGCAATTATACAAATCGAAATTAGTTAATGATGGTTGGTCCGTTATTTCGATTAACGAATTAGAAAATACGACTTTAGATATTTTGAAAAAACTAAATCAGGATACTACAGTAAGTGGTCCAGTCAAAGGTTTGGTTATAGGTAACGTTCAATCAGGAAAAACTGCCAACATGGCTGGGCTTATGGCAATGGCCGCGGATCATGGCTGGAATATGTTTGTAGTGCTGTCTGGCTTAATTGATAATTTAAGAAAACAGACAGAGGAGAGATTGATTGGAGATTTGAATCACGCTGGTACGCTTGCTTGGCAAGCATTGGATAACCCTGCTAAACGACCGTCTGCAGCAAATAGTACACAAAATCTTCACTTTGGAGAACAAGATAGAAGACGTTACTTAACAGTATGTTTAAAACATAAAACGAGGCTGGAAAACCTATTAAAGTGGTTATATGCTGACGAGAATAAATTGAGACAAATGAAAATATTAGTAATCGATGATGAAGCGGATCAAGCTGGAATTAACACTTTAGATACTGAGAAGGAAGAGAGAGCGCGTATCAACAGTTTGATAGTTGAACTAGTGAATGGAAAAAAAGAAAATAATGCAAGACCAAAAGCCATGAATTATTTAAGTTATACTGCAACGCCATACGCTAATGTTCTAAATGAAACAACAGAAGAATCATTATATCCGAAAGATTTTATTGGACTGCTCAAAACACCAGCAGAATATTTTGGACCCAAAGAGATCTTTGGTCTTTATGAAACTGAGGAATACAGCGGTCTAAATATTATTAGAGACATTTGTCAAGGGAATTTAGAAGAGGTTTCAAAAGTTCATGAAGGAAAATCCACTCAACTTCCGTCGGCATTGCAGAAAGCAGTAATATGGTTTTACTGTGCTTCAGCGGTTCAAAGATTTAGAGGCTATAAAAAACCTGTGAGTATGCTTATACATACAAGTCAACAACAGGCTCACCACAAATATATTGCTGAATCAATAGAAGGATGGTTGAACAGTCTTTCTGAAAAAGAGTTTTTGAAACAAGCAAAAACCCTATACGAAGAAGAAAAAAGTAATTTTACTAAAGACGACTTTAGAAAAAGCTATCCTGAATATGGCATACCGGATGAAAATATAAATGACTATCCGAACTTTGAAGATATAATCGTTTATGTTTCTAGTCTAAAGAATCGGCTTTCACATATTGAATTGAACGAAGAAGGAGATCTGCAGTATCATGCTGGAACGCATTTGTGCATTGATAACTGTGCTAATAATGGTCTAAATGATGAGAATACTTATGTGCGATTGGCTTATCCAGATAAAAACAGTTCTCGTGTAGAAAGTGATGCACCTGCTTTCATTATTATTGGCGGCAGTACCCTTTCAAGAGGTTTGACCATTGAAGGCCTCGTCAGTACTTTCTTCCTTAGGTCAACGAAACAAGGAGATACTTTGATGCAAATGGGCAGATGGTTCGGATACAGAAAAGGGTACGAACTATTGCCGAGAATTTGGATGACTGAAGATACACAAGAAAAGTTTCGCTTCCTAGCTTCATTAGAATATGAATTGAGAGAAGATTTAAGACCCTTTCTTCTCGGAACGGCTAAACCAAACGAAGTAGGGCCGCGTATTAAAAACTCTCCCCAGCTTTCTTGGCTTAGAATTACTGCAAAGAATAGAATGCAGAACGCTGTAGAAACAGAATTAGATTTCTCTGGTACATCTAGTCAGACGGTTGTTTTTAAAAATGACAAAGAGGTATTAAAAAACAATATTAGAATAACTGAAGATTTTTTGAATTCTCTAGATAAGCCTAAAGTAACGCTTGATAAAGTAGGGCTGTTGTGGGAATATGTGCCGTTTGAAAAGGTAGAAGCTATATTAACCGAATACGTTTTTGAAAGCTCTCCTGTATTCGATCAAATAGAAGCTTTTATTGAATGGTATAAGAGTATTAGTAAGGAAGAAAAATTTACTGGATGGAATGTAATAGTTGGAGGCCGGGGCAAGGTTGATGAAAATGAAGAGGGTTGGCAATTAAATAGTTATAACGTGGGTAAAGTCGCGCGTACTCGAAAAGGTGAATTTTCTAAGTTTGGAGACAGAGTAAGTATTGGGGTTTTGAAAAATCCTTCAGATGTATACAAAGATTTTGATATGAATCATTTAAAACATTTGGGCATACAAAAGAGCTCGGAAATCAGTGATTTAAGTGTGAAGACTGAAGAAGTACACAGCAACAGAGAAGAAGTAGGGTTAGGAAAAACGCCTCAATTACTCATTTATCGTGTCGACGCTAAGTCTACAACTAGAACAGCATCCGCTGATAATGCTAAGAAGCATAATAGATTTGATTTAGAGTTTGATGAGGATATTATTGGTATAAGTATACTTGTCCCTGGCAAAAAGAATAGAAATTTAGCTAAAAAATTAACTGTGCAATTGAAGAGAATTGAAGAAAATGAAACTGAAGGTGATTTTAATGAAAATTGA
- a CDS encoding DUF3021 domain-containing protein: MKTFFIRSILGIFFGAFLSVLMTNAVVLSGQETLDSGLFLRNSIGSMLCGWFFTASTLYFENDKWSLAKQTAAHFVTIIVLYFVLAVGIGWFPFTVSSMLLMIAVFVFFYILFWTAFYLYFKNQARKMNEELNNG, encoded by the coding sequence ATGAAAACCTTTTTTATCAGAAGCATACTGGGCATCTTCTTCGGGGCTTTTCTCAGCGTCCTCATGACCAACGCCGTCGTCTTGAGCGGGCAGGAAACCTTGGACAGCGGCTTATTCTTGCGCAACTCGATCGGCAGCATGCTGTGCGGCTGGTTCTTCACGGCAAGCACCTTGTATTTTGAAAATGACAAATGGTCGCTCGCGAAACAAACGGCCGCCCATTTTGTCACCATCATCGTGCTGTACTTCGTGCTCGCTGTCGGCATCGGGTGGTTTCCGTTCACCGTTTCGAGCATGCTCTTGATGATCGCGGTCTTCGTGTTCTTCTATATCTTGTTCTGGACCGCTTTCTATCTCTACTTCAAAAACCAGGCGCGCAAAATGAACGAGGAATTGAATAATGGGTAA
- a CDS encoding DUF817 domain-containing protein: MKTFWLFGYRQALCCIFPVIIFAALALSKYIEIPYLPRYDFILLVCILAQVFMLTSKLETWDEFKVILVFHAIGLGLELFKVHMGSWAYPEDAYSKLFGVPLYSGFMYASVASYICQAWRRFDLQMYGWPKPFYSIAISVLIYANFFTHHFTYDIRWGLKLLLVLIFFRTIVTFRIDEKTFKMPLILSFLLIGFFIWIAENITTFLGAWQYPNQEAAWSLVHIGKISSWFLLVIISVIIVAQLKRVKSALKQPARTSAMSQKES, from the coding sequence ATGAAAACGTTTTGGCTGTTCGGCTATCGGCAAGCGCTGTGCTGCATTTTTCCCGTCATTATTTTCGCGGCACTGGCTTTATCGAAATACATCGAGATTCCTTATCTGCCCCGTTATGATTTTATTTTGCTTGTGTGCATACTCGCGCAGGTGTTCATGCTCACATCCAAACTGGAAACGTGGGATGAGTTCAAAGTGATTTTGGTGTTCCACGCAATCGGGCTCGGCCTCGAATTGTTCAAGGTCCATATGGGCTCGTGGGCGTATCCCGAAGACGCCTATAGCAAGTTGTTCGGCGTGCCGCTCTATAGCGGATTCATGTACGCCAGTGTCGCGAGCTATATTTGCCAGGCGTGGCGGCGTTTCGACTTGCAGATGTATGGATGGCCAAAGCCTTTCTACAGCATCGCCATCAGCGTCTTGATCTACGCGAATTTTTTCACGCATCATTTCACCTACGACATCCGCTGGGGGCTCAAGCTATTATTGGTGCTGATTTTCTTCCGCACAATCGTGACGTTTCGTATCGATGAGAAAACCTTCAAGATGCCACTGATCTTGTCGTTTCTGTTGATCGGCTTCTTCATCTGGATCGCAGAAAACATTACGACTTTCCTCGGCGCCTGGCAATACCCGAACCAAGAAGCAGCCTGGTCGCTCGTCCATATCGGCAAAATCAGCTCGTGGTTTTTGCTCGTCATTATCTCGGTCATCATCGTCGCCCAGCTGAAGCGGGTGAAAAGCGCCTTGAAACAACCTGCAAGAACAAGTGCAATGTCACAGAAAGAAAGTTGA